The following proteins are encoded in a genomic region of Pseudomonas saponiphila:
- a CDS encoding non-ribosomal peptide synthetase — translation MTDNPALARAHPAPAGLSHSPQGLCAGIARLLGYEPGDLEADASLIEQGLDSVSIMRLPALLASEGVTLSFAELIQQPTLAAWWALIEARRGLAAPRLQAVASAPASGDFALTPLQQAYWFGREPGLPLGGIGCHLYQELDGHGLEPQRLEQALQRLCQRHPMLRACFISDSCQRILPQSPWPGLTVHDLRQASCVGAAEALEQIRESLSHRRLDVSRGQVFDVQLSLLPEGRSRLHLNIDLLVADVLSIGILLRDLALIHAGQEQRLPALEWNFADYLRAEQALRAPQVAAARDYWLERLEDLPDGPQLPLAQEPQQLGTPRFRRLAMRLNHEQLQALERRARQQGLTLASVLACAYAQVLGRWSASQHFLLNVPLFDRQELHPCVPHLLADFSNLVLLEVDLRQPASFSQQALALQAQLHRDIAHSAWPGVEVLRERARLSQGGGQGAPVVFACNLGPAFVDATCREQLGEPGWALSQTPQVWLDHQSYPLADGLLLNWDAVQGLFPEGLLEQMFDAYRALLLWLCANDWQQPAPLPLPAAQQQRRQKVNATAHATPAQCLHQGFFQQARQHPEALALIDDQGRLGYAELARQALQLAGALVQWGVQPGDAVAITLPKGREQVIAVLGILAAGAVYVPVGIEQPPARRDMIYQRAGARVVITDQAHREGGIWLAELRVVTLAQALVAPALEQPRQVAADALAYVIFTSGTTGEPKGVELSHQAAMNTVAAINRRYQVSAEDRVLGLSALDFDLSVYDLFGPLSVGGALVLPADNLRKEPREWLRLIREQQVSLWNSVPALLEMLTLQVRDGGGLGALRLAMVSGDWVGLDLPRRLEQAAGRHVPFVALGGATEAAIWSNYQEVAAVPAHWRSIPYGRPLDNQCFRVVDSQGRDCPDWVPGELWIGGAGVAAGYRGLPTLSAQRFVEHDGGRWYRTGDQGRYWADGSLEFLGRLDHQVKVRGFRIELAEIDLALERHPAIDRALSLVLPGSEPQLAAVLLAREPLPESQALRQWLGQWLPEHMLPDTWLSLSALPLSANGKVDRAALLWLLQEQRRGIQPHSAEAPQGAWEEAVAALWQELLHVPQVGRHQGFFALGGNSLLAARLIERIARQFQLELSLKDFFNAATVALQGQLLASRQAQRPVNQNAMVEGVL, via the coding sequence ATGACTGATAACCCAGCACTGGCACGCGCCCATCCAGCGCCCGCCGGCCTGAGTCATTCACCCCAAGGACTCTGCGCAGGCATCGCCCGCTTGCTCGGCTACGAGCCCGGCGACCTTGAAGCGGATGCGTCGCTGATCGAGCAGGGCCTCGACTCGGTGAGCATCATGCGCCTGCCGGCACTGCTGGCCAGCGAAGGCGTGACCCTGAGCTTCGCCGAGCTGATCCAGCAGCCGACCCTGGCCGCCTGGTGGGCGCTGATCGAGGCCCGCCGCGGCCTCGCGGCGCCGCGCCTGCAGGCCGTGGCCAGCGCTCCCGCCAGCGGCGATTTTGCCCTGACCCCGCTGCAACAGGCCTACTGGTTCGGCCGCGAGCCGGGCCTGCCCCTGGGCGGCATCGGTTGCCACCTGTACCAGGAACTGGATGGCCACGGCCTTGAGCCGCAGCGCCTGGAGCAAGCATTGCAGCGCCTGTGCCAGCGCCATCCGATGCTGCGCGCCTGTTTCATCAGCGACAGCTGCCAGCGCATCCTGCCCCAGAGCCCCTGGCCCGGGCTGACCGTGCACGACCTGCGCCAGGCGTCCTGCGTCGGCGCCGCCGAGGCCCTGGAGCAGATCCGTGAAAGCCTCTCGCACCGACGCCTGGACGTCAGTCGCGGGCAGGTGTTCGACGTGCAACTGAGCCTGCTGCCCGAAGGCCGCAGCCGCCTGCACCTGAATATCGATCTGCTGGTGGCCGACGTGCTCAGCATCGGCATCCTGCTGCGCGACCTGGCGCTGATCCACGCCGGCCAGGAGCAGCGCCTGCCGGCCCTGGAGTGGAACTTCGCCGACTACCTGCGGGCCGAGCAGGCGCTGCGTGCGCCGCAGGTGGCGGCGGCCCGGGACTATTGGCTGGAGCGCCTGGAGGATCTGCCGGACGGCCCGCAGTTGCCCCTGGCCCAGGAGCCGCAGCAGCTCGGCACGCCGCGTTTTCGCCGGCTGGCGATGCGCCTGAACCACGAGCAGTTGCAGGCCCTGGAACGGCGTGCCCGGCAACAGGGCCTGACCCTGGCCAGCGTGCTCGCCTGCGCCTATGCCCAGGTGCTGGGGCGCTGGAGCGCCAGCCAGCACTTCCTGCTCAACGTGCCGCTGTTCGACCGCCAGGAACTGCACCCCTGCGTGCCCCATCTGCTGGCGGATTTCTCCAACCTGGTGCTGCTGGAAGTCGACCTGCGCCAGCCCGCGTCCTTCAGCCAGCAGGCGTTGGCGCTGCAGGCCCAGCTGCACCGCGACATCGCCCACAGCGCCTGGCCCGGGGTCGAGGTGCTGCGCGAGCGTGCGCGGCTGAGCCAGGGTGGCGGCCAGGGCGCGCCGGTGGTGTTCGCCTGCAACCTGGGCCCGGCCTTTGTCGACGCCACCTGCCGCGAGCAACTGGGTGAACCCGGCTGGGCCCTGTCGCAGACGCCCCAGGTCTGGCTCGACCACCAGAGCTACCCGCTGGCCGATGGCTTGCTGCTGAACTGGGACGCGGTGCAGGGGCTGTTCCCCGAAGGCCTGCTGGAGCAGATGTTCGACGCCTACCGCGCCTTGCTGTTGTGGCTGTGCGCCAACGACTGGCAGCAGCCGGCGCCCTTGCCACTGCCGGCGGCGCAGCAGCAACGGCGCCAGAAGGTCAATGCCACTGCACACGCCACGCCCGCGCAGTGCCTGCACCAAGGGTTTTTCCAACAGGCGCGCCAGCACCCCGAGGCGTTGGCGCTGATCGACGACCAGGGCCGCCTGGGCTACGCCGAGCTGGCGCGGCAGGCCCTGCAACTGGCCGGGGCGCTGGTGCAGTGGGGCGTGCAGCCCGGTGACGCGGTGGCGATCACCCTGCCCAAGGGCCGCGAACAGGTGATCGCGGTGCTGGGGATTCTCGCCGCCGGGGCGGTCTATGTGCCGGTGGGCATCGAGCAGCCGCCGGCACGCCGCGACATGATCTATCAGCGCGCCGGCGCGCGGGTGGTGATCACCGATCAGGCCCACCGCGAGGGCGGCATCTGGCTGGCCGAGCTGCGGGTGGTGACCCTGGCCCAGGCGCTTGTCGCACCAGCGCTGGAGCAGCCCCGACAGGTAGCGGCGGATGCCCTGGCCTATGTGATCTTCACCTCGGGCACCACCGGCGAGCCCAAGGGCGTCGAGCTGTCTCATCAGGCGGCGATGAACACCGTCGCCGCGATCAACCGGCGTTACCAGGTCAGCGCCGAGGACCGGGTGCTGGGGCTCTCGGCCCTGGATTTCGACCTGTCGGTGTACGACCTGTTCGGCCCGTTGAGTGTCGGCGGCGCCCTGGTTCTGCCGGCGGACAACCTGCGCAAGGAGCCCCGGGAATGGCTGCGGCTGATCCGCGAACAGCAAGTGAGCCTGTGGAACTCGGTGCCGGCGCTGCTGGAGATGCTAACCCTGCAAGTGCGCGATGGCGGCGGGCTCGGGGCACTGCGCCTGGCCATGGTGTCCGGCGACTGGGTCGGCCTCGACCTGCCGCGGCGCCTGGAACAGGCGGCGGGGCGCCACGTGCCGTTCGTGGCCCTGGGTGGCGCCACCGAGGCGGCGATCTGGTCCAACTATCAGGAGGTGGCGGCGGTGCCCGCCCATTGGCGCTCGATCCCCTACGGCCGGCCCCTGGACAACCAGTGCTTCCGGGTGGTGGACAGCCAGGGCCGGGACTGCCCGGACTGGGTACCTGGCGAGCTGTGGATCGGCGGCGCCGGGGTGGCCGCCGGTTATCGCGGCCTGCCGACCCTCAGCGCCCAGCGCTTTGTCGAGCATGACGGCGGGCGCTGGTACCGCACCGGCGACCAGGGCCGCTACTGGGCCGACGGCAGCCTGGAGTTTCTCGGGCGCCTGGACCATCAGGTCAAGGTCCGCGGCTTTCGCATCGAGCTGGCGGAAATCGACCTGGCCCTGGAGCGCCATCCGGCCATCGACCGCGCGCTGAGCCTGGTACTGCCCGGCAGCGAACCGCAGCTGGCGGCGGTACTGCTGGCCCGGGAGCCGCTGCCCGAATCCCAGGCCCTGCGCCAGTGGCTGGGGCAATGGCTGCCCGAGCACATGCTTCCGGACACTTGGCTGAGCCTGTCCGCGCTGCCTCTGAGCGCCAACGGCAAGGTCGATCGCGCGGCGCTGTTGTGGCTGCTGCAGGAGCAGCGTCGGGGCATCCAGCCGCACAGCGCCGAAGCGCCCCAAGGGGCGTGGGAAGAGGCCGTGGCCGCGCTGTGGCAGGAGTTGCTGCACGTGCCCCAGGTCGGTCGCCACCAGGGCTTTTTTGCCCTGGGCGGCAACAGCCTGCTGGCGGCCCGCCTGATCGAACGCATCGCCCGGCAGTTCCAGCTGGAACTGTCGCTCAAGGATTTTTTCAACGCGGCCACCGTGGCCCTGCAGGGGCAGTTGCTCGCCTCGCGCCAGGCACAGCGGCCCGTCAATCAGAACGCAATGGTGGAGGGCGTGTTATGA